DNA sequence from the Streptomyces sp. CA-210063 genome:
ACGTGCCCGCTCCCGTGCGTCAACGAGCTGCGCAGCCACAGCCCGGCGCTGTTCGTCGGCGTCTGCGAGCCGCTCGCGGACCATCAGCGTCAGACAGACACTCGCGTCCTCGGCGACTTCACGCAGGTGCGGCGGCCCCACCCGGACGATCTCGCCGTCGGCGTGCCGCCGCTCCTTCACCACGCCCCATAGAGCGTTGTCCACGGCGATGTTGGTCGCCGAGACCAGCAGAATTCGCTTGCCCCGCGCAGTGAGATCGCCGATGGACCGCTTGAGAACCGTTGTCTTTCCCGTGCCGGGCGGCCCCCAGACCAGCCACAGTCCCTCGCCCGTGCAGGCACGGTAGGCGCGATCCTGCGCCGGCAAGAGCACGCCCAGCGGCGCTCCGGTCGGCGCGAGCTTTCCCGCCCCCGCTTCCCCCCGTGCCATGAGGTGTGCCAGCGGGGCGTTGGTCAACGCAGCCATGCCCTCCCGAAGGGCCTTCACCAGGAACCCGGTGGGCTGCGGTTTCATCCATAGATGAGGGTCGCGGGGATCCGCGAACTCAGCGACACGCACGCGCAGCGCCGTACCGTCCTTGAACACGTCGAGCACAGCGTGGCCCGCGTCGATCCCGCTCTCATCCGGCCCTGCCAGCCTCAAACTGTCGCCTTGAAGCTGGTCCGTCGCTATGTCGGAACCTCGCACGTCGACGACATATTCTCCAGACTTTTGGCCCTTGACTGCCCGTCCCAGGGCTCGCCAACGCGGCTCTCGCGCTGGCACACCCTCGTGCGCCACCCAGGCGTCCAGCGCCGTGACGACTTCTTCCTGCCAGCCCACATTCCCCCGATACCTCAGCGCCACCCAGATCTTGATCTGTACTACCAAAAGAGCCAAGGTGATGACCACGAGAGATCCCGCCAAGGTCGACCTGATCGCCTACACCGACATCACGGCCGGGCAGGAGCAACCCCGCCCGTCCACCACACACCACAGGCCACCATCTCGGCTAAGCAATCCCGACAGAGCGCAGATTTAGGGCATTTCCAATCCGTGGGCTATTTGTGGGACGGCGGGCCTGACGACTTGTCAGCCATGGTGCTGAACTGGGAAAACGCTTGGGAAGCCCACGTCCTCCGGAGCCGTGTGCGCAGGTTCGAATCCTGCCGGGGGCACTCGCCAGACCACCTACGAAAAGTGTTAGGTGACCTGCGCGGATGCCGACAGAAGAGGGCGGGAGTCAGTCTCACTGACTCCCGCCCTCTCTCGTTGTCTCTCAGCGTTCGCGACACACCTCCGACACACTTCGAGACCCGGTGACGTACGACTGCCCGTGGTTTCGGCACATTCGGGGGGACCGAGCTCCATGGACACTCGCCTCGCTGCGGGACGGTCCACGTGGCCTCCGAGCAGGCCAGGACAATATCCCGCAGCCTACGTAGGCTGAACACATGGACCTCCGGTCATCCCCATACACCCCGGGTGCCGGCGTTGAGCCAGCCGTCCTTGCGGGCTGCGAAGAAATTCTTGATCGATTCGACGTGGCTCTGGACCGATTGGAGGCGGGGAAGTCGGCGCATACTCCCCTAATCACAGGGTCGCGAGGCTCAGGGAAAACTGTTCTGTTCAACACTCTGCTGCGTAGGGCCAGGGATCGCGGGTGGTTTGTGGGAGCAGAGGAAGCTCTCCCAGGCACCCCACTCTCCGCGTTGATTGCGATCCTGTCCCAGGATGTCCTGATGCAGATGAGTTCGCGACACCGATTTGCCGAGCGCGTAAAGAGAGCGCTCGGGATACTCAAAGCATTCTCAGCAGTCTCCGTCGCAGGCGTGAGCCTCGAAATTAACACTGAAGCGGTCACCGGAACCGCGGATACAGGAATCCTTGAACTCGATCTGCGTCGTCTCTTCGTAGAGATTGGAGAGATAGCAAAGCTGCAATCGATAGGGGTTATATTCGCCTTGGACGAGGCCCATACTCTTGACAGAGACGACTTCTCTATTATCGATTCAGCACTTCATGGGACAGCACAGCGTCAATTGCCGGTTGCTTTCTTGGGAGCGGGACTTTTCCCATCGTGGCAGCCGTCAGGGAATGAAGAACTTGATCCGTCAATCACTTCTTCTTATGCAGCTCGAAGCGACACTCTGAGTTATGTGCGCCTTGATCCACTTAGCTTCCGCGAAGCTCGTGCTGCACTTCTAGCACCCGCGGAGAGTGAAGGAGTCTCGTTCACCGAGGAGGCCCTTAACGAGACAATTCAGTTCTGCCAAGGAAACCCATGGCTTATCCAGTTCACGGGAGAGGCAGCTTGGGAAGTCGCGAAGGAGTCTCCGGTAACTGCAAATGTCATGCGTGAGGCCCTGAGGCAGGTCCAAGACCGGCTAGACCAGTCCTTCTTCCCCCGACTACTTCGAAATTGCAACGCGGATGAGATAAAAATTCTTGCTG
Encoded proteins:
- a CDS encoding ATP-binding protein, with protein sequence MDLRSSPYTPGAGVEPAVLAGCEEILDRFDVALDRLEAGKSAHTPLITGSRGSGKTVLFNTLLRRARDRGWFVGAEEALPGTPLSALIAILSQDVLMQMSSRHRFAERVKRALGILKAFSAVSVAGVSLEINTEAVTGTADTGILELDLRRLFVEIGEIAKLQSIGVIFALDEAHTLDRDDFSIIDSALHGTAQRQLPVAFLGAGLFPSWQPSGNEELDPSITSSYAARSDTLSYVRLDPLSFREARAALLAPAESEGVSFTEEALNETIQFCQGNPWLIQFTGEAAWEVAKESPVTANVMREALRQVQDRLDQSFFPRLLRNCNADEIKILAGIAEAGGRDVQAPCIPRPEECSEKEFNRTIANLARQDLLVIKYRRRPLRDNFSLTLSVPRLTEYLKGP